TTTTACGTTCTTCTGGTAAATTGATAGAGTCTGTTACTACTAAATGTTCAATTGCCGAATCAGAAATCCGTTGTAGCGCTGGTCCTGAAAGTACAGGATGTGTACAAGAAGCATAAACACTAGTTGCGCCTGCTTCTTTTAAAGCATTCGCTGCAAGAGTAATAGTTCCTGCTGTATCAATCATATCATCAATAATCACACAGGTTTTTCCTTCAACATTACCGATGATATTCATTACTTCTGCTACGTTTGCGCGTGGACGGCGCTTATCAATAATCGCAATAGATGCTTTTAGAAATTCAGCTAATTTACGTGCCCGTGACACCCCACCATGGTCTGGGGATACAACCACGACGTCATCGCCTTTGATATCATGCTCGATAAAATAGTTAGCAATTAATGGAGCACCCATCAAATGATCAACTGGAATATCGAAAAAGCCTTGGATCTGAGCAGCATGTAAATCCAATGTTACTAAACGGTTAGCTCCAGCTTTTTCAATCATGTTTGCCACAAGTTTAGCCGTAATTGGTTCGCGAGCGCGTGCTTTGCGATCTTGACGTGCATAACCATAATAAGGCATTACTACGTTAATCGTTTTTGCACTCGCGCGTTTTAAAGCATCAATCATAATTAAAAGTTCCATCAAATTATCATTTACCGGACTACTAGTTGATTGAATAACATAAACATGCGCCCCGCGAATGCTTTCTTCGATGTTTACTTTGATTTCGCCATCGCTAAACTGTTGCACTGTACATTTCCCTAATTCTACACCTACAGCTGAAGCAATTTTTTCTGCTAGCGGGCGATTTGAGTTTAGCGCAAAAATCTTTAATCTTGGATCAAAATAATGATTGGACATGAGAACCTCCACTTTCTATACATTCCAACGAACCATTCGTCTTAAATAGTTACTTACGTTGTAATTATAATGTTTATAATCACTTAAAACAAGGCATTGGCCGAATATTCTTATGTAAGAAAACAAAAATAATACAAAAATCAGAGGCATAAACTTACGCCTCTGATTTTTGTATTATTGTAAAAACGGCAATTTCTTTGCGTAACCCTCTTTATTTACCTGACGAGCACGAGCAATTGCCATATCATTTTCATTTACATCATCTGTAATCGTTGATCCTGCAGCAAGGCAAGAATTACTAGCTATATTTACTGGGCCGATCAAATTAACTGCCGAGCCAATGAAACTGTGATCACCTACAGTTGTATGATGTTTATTTTTCCCATCATAATTAACAAAAACAGTTCCACAGCCAACATTAATTTCTTTTCCTAAGGTAGCATCACCAACATATGTCAGATGTCCTACTTTTGTCTTCTCACCAATCACAGCATTTTTTATTTCAACAAAATTACCAACATGAGCTTGTTGATTAACTTCTGCTTTCGGGCGTAAGTGCGCATAAGGACCAACATCTGCTTGAGAGTGGACTACACTTTTTTCAATCGTTGAACTTTTTACAGTCACTTGATCTTCAATTACACTGTCTGTAATTTGAGAATTCTGAGTGATAACACAATTTTCACCCACTGTTGTCTCACCTTTTAACGCAACTCCAGGTTCAATAATGGTTTCAGCTCCGATTGTTACGCCATCATCAATATAAGTAG
This region of Tetragenococcus osmophilus genomic DNA includes:
- a CDS encoding ribose-phosphate diphosphokinase, which translates into the protein MSNHYFDPRLKIFALNSNRPLAEKIASAVGVELGKCTVQQFSDGEIKVNIEESIRGAHVYVIQSTSSPVNDNLMELLIMIDALKRASAKTINVVMPYYGYARQDRKARAREPITAKLVANMIEKAGANRLVTLDLHAAQIQGFFDIPVDHLMGAPLIANYFIEHDIKGDDVVVVSPDHGGVSRARKLAEFLKASIAIIDKRRPRANVAEVMNIIGNVEGKTCVIIDDMIDTAGTITLAANALKEAGATSVYASCTHPVLSGPALQRISDSAIEHLVVTDSINLPEERKIDKLEEISVCDLIAEAIKRVHENKPVSPLFESKLDF